One Globicephala melas chromosome 17, mGloMel1.2, whole genome shotgun sequence DNA window includes the following coding sequences:
- the RGS20 gene encoding regulator of G-protein signaling 20 isoform X1 produces MRTADGGARAAAPPRARGADGGSPMGSERVEMRKRQVCAAQGPAAAAPGPRGVGNRGPNACCFCWCCCCSCSCLTVRNQEEQRLRSASYELRTEDLPICEESPGPSLEEASTWAQSFDKLMLTPAGRNAFREFLRTEFSEENMLFWMACEELKKEANKTTIEEKARIIYEDYVSILSPKEVSLDSRVRETINRSMAEPSPHIFDDAQLQIYTLMHRDSYPRFMNSALYKDLLRSLSEKAVEA; encoded by the exons CCGATGGGATCAGAACGCGTGGAGATGCGAAAGCGGCAGGTGTGCGCCGCCCAGGGGCCCGCAGCCGCCGCCCCAGGCCCGCGCGGAGTGGGGAACCGGGGGCCCAACGCTTGCTGCTTCTGCTGGTGCTGCTGCTGTAGCTGCTCTTG TCTCACTGTTAGAAACCAAGAGGAACAGAGACTCAGGAGTGCTTCCTATGAACTCAGAACAGAGGACCTTCCCATCTGTGAAGAAAG CCCGGGTCCCAGCCTGGAGGAGGCCAGCACCTGGGCCCAGTCCTTCGACAAACTCATGCTCACGCCTGCGGGAAGGAACGCATTCCGGGAGTTTCTCCGAACGGAGTTCAGTGAGGAAAACATGCTCTTCTGGATGGCGTGTGAGGAACTGAAAAAAGAAGCTAATAAAACCACGATTGAAGAGAAAGCACGAATAATATATGAAGACTACGTTTCTATTCTTTCTCCTAAAGAG GTCAGCCTGGACTCCCGCGTGAGGGAGACCATCAACAGAAGCATGGCCGAGCCGTCCCCTCACATCTTCGATGACGCCCAGCTGCAGATCTACACCTTGATGCACAGGGACTCGTACCCCCGGTTCATGAACTCTGCTCTCTACAAAGACCTGCTTCGCTCCTTATCTGAGAAAGCAGTGGAAGCCTAG
- the RGS20 gene encoding regulator of G-protein signaling 20 isoform X3, with product MLTPAGRNAFREFLRTEFSEENMLFWMACEELKKEANKTTIEEKARIIYEDYVSILSPKEVSLDSRVRETINRSMAEPSPHIFDDAQLQIYTLMHRDSYPRFMNSALYKDLLRSLSEKAVEA from the exons ATGCTCACGCCTGCGGGAAGGAACGCATTCCGGGAGTTTCTCCGAACGGAGTTCAGTGAGGAAAACATGCTCTTCTGGATGGCGTGTGAGGAACTGAAAAAAGAAGCTAATAAAACCACGATTGAAGAGAAAGCACGAATAATATATGAAGACTACGTTTCTATTCTTTCTCCTAAAGAG GTCAGCCTGGACTCCCGCGTGAGGGAGACCATCAACAGAAGCATGGCCGAGCCGTCCCCTCACATCTTCGATGACGCCCAGCTGCAGATCTACACCTTGATGCACAGGGACTCGTACCCCCGGTTCATGAACTCTGCTCTCTACAAAGACCTGCTTCGCTCCTTATCTGAGAAAGCAGTGGAAGCCTAG
- the RGS20 gene encoding regulator of G-protein signaling 20 isoform X2, with product MGSERVEMRKRQVCAAQGPAAAAPGPRGVGNRGPNACCFCWCCCCSCSCLTVRNQEEQRLRSASYELRTEDLPICEESPGPSLEEASTWAQSFDKLMLTPAGRNAFREFLRTEFSEENMLFWMACEELKKEANKTTIEEKARIIYEDYVSILSPKEVSLDSRVRETINRSMAEPSPHIFDDAQLQIYTLMHRDSYPRFMNSALYKDLLRSLSEKAVEA from the exons ATGGGATCAGAACGCGTGGAGATGCGAAAGCGGCAGGTGTGCGCCGCCCAGGGGCCCGCAGCCGCCGCCCCAGGCCCGCGCGGAGTGGGGAACCGGGGGCCCAACGCTTGCTGCTTCTGCTGGTGCTGCTGCTGTAGCTGCTCTTG TCTCACTGTTAGAAACCAAGAGGAACAGAGACTCAGGAGTGCTTCCTATGAACTCAGAACAGAGGACCTTCCCATCTGTGAAGAAAG CCCGGGTCCCAGCCTGGAGGAGGCCAGCACCTGGGCCCAGTCCTTCGACAAACTCATGCTCACGCCTGCGGGAAGGAACGCATTCCGGGAGTTTCTCCGAACGGAGTTCAGTGAGGAAAACATGCTCTTCTGGATGGCGTGTGAGGAACTGAAAAAAGAAGCTAATAAAACCACGATTGAAGAGAAAGCACGAATAATATATGAAGACTACGTTTCTATTCTTTCTCCTAAAGAG GTCAGCCTGGACTCCCGCGTGAGGGAGACCATCAACAGAAGCATGGCCGAGCCGTCCCCTCACATCTTCGATGACGCCCAGCTGCAGATCTACACCTTGATGCACAGGGACTCGTACCCCCGGTTCATGAACTCTGCTCTCTACAAAGACCTGCTTCGCTCCTTATCTGAGAAAGCAGTGGAAGCCTAG